One segment of Anopheles stephensi strain Indian chromosome 3, UCI_ANSTEP_V1.0, whole genome shotgun sequence DNA contains the following:
- the LOC118513204 gene encoding platelet binding protein GspB-like isoform X1 produces MSFPRTLFALALSTACYLHVAATFICPRYDSARQLSTLHAMPHSPTGYVTCVGRIKIEAHCPEGGVWSDSDKTCVRHRSTDVVERSRRDTAIETVTTCATVCPQVFDPRRLVIVDHAACTKYNLCVLGLMLSVSCPNDLRFNQERCECDFKENVYCEGEDPATTTIDYGSTTTEVSTTEEYTTEVTASESTTEESTTEESTTEVTASESTTEESTTEESTTEESTTEVTASESTTEESTTEESTNEASTTEVTASESTTEESTTEESTTEVTASESTTEESTTEESTTEVTASESKTEESTTGESTTEESTTEVTTSEPTTEESTTEESTTEVTASESTTEESTTEVTASESTTEESTTEESTTEESTTEGTASESTTEESTTEESTTEESTTEVTASESTTEESTTEESTTEVTASDSTTEESTTEESTTEESTTEVTASDSTTEESTTEESTTEESTTEGTASESTTEESTTEESTTEESTTEVTASESTTEESTTEESTTEVTASESTTEESTTEESTTEVTTSEPTTEESTTEESTTEESTTEVTASESTTEESTTEESTTEESTTEVTASESTTEESTTEESTNEASTTEVTASESTTEESTTEESTTEVTASESTTEESTTEVTASESTTEESTTEESTNEASTTEVTASESTTEESTTEESTTEVTTSEPTTEESTTEESTTEESTTEVTASESTTEESTTEESTTEESTTEVTASESTTEESTTEESTNEASTTEVTASESTTEESTTEESTTEVTTSEPTTEEATSEESTTEESTTEVTASESTTEESTTEESTTEVTASDSTTEESTTEESTNEASTTEVTASESTTEESTTEESTTEVTTSEPTTEESTTEESTTEESTTEVTASESTTEESTTEESTTEESTTEVTASESTTEESTTEESTTEESTTEVTASESTTEESTTEESTTEVTTSEPTTEEATSEESTTEESTTEVTASESTTEESTTEESTTEVTASESKTEESTTGESTTEESTTEVTTSEPTTEESTTEESTTEVTASESTTEESTTEVTASESTTEESTTEESTTEESTTEGTASESTTEESTTEESTTEESTTEVTASDSTTEESTTEESTTEESTTEVTASESTTEESTTEESTNEASTTEVTASESTTEESTTEESTTEVTASESTTEESTTEESTTEVTASESKTEESTTGESTTEESTTEVTTSEPTTEESTTEESTTEVTASESTTEESTTEVTASESTTEESTTEESTTEESTTEGTASESTTEESTTEESTTEESTTEVTASESTTEESTTEESTTEVTASDSTTEESTTEESTTEESTTEVTASDSTTEESTTEESTTEESTTEGTASESTTEESTTEESTTEESTTEVTASESTTEESTTEESTTEVTASESTTEESTTEESTTEVTASESTTEESTTEESTTEVTASESTTEESTTEESTTEESTTEVTASDSTTEESTTEESTTEESTTEGTASESTTEESTTEESTTEEPTTEVTAAESTTERSESSTQSDTTTESITLSTIEVTAEGMTLSTTLAPETTTLSQVTSSTEKPPVTGSQIVTEISKAFEKISSIFETLAKIFASSIKKN; encoded by the exons ATGAGTTTCCCACGGACATTGTTCGCGTTAGCGTTGAGCACTGCATGCTATCTGCATGTAGCTGCCACTTTCATCTGCCCAAGGTATGACAGTGCCAGACAGTTGTCTACGCTGCATGCAATGCCTCACAGTCCGACGGGTTATGTGACCTGTGTTGGGAGAATCAAAATTGAAGCACATTGTCCTGAGGGTGGTGTGTGGAGCGATAGTGATAAAACCTGCGTCCGACATCGCTCAACGGACGTTGTTGAACGATCGAGACGAGACACTGCAATAGAGACAGTGACCACCTGTGCCACAGTTTGTCCGCAAGTGTTTGATCCACGCAGGCTTGTGATAGTGGATCATGCTGCGTGTACGAAGTATAATCTGTGCGTGCTTGGGCTGATGTTGTCAGTGTCGTGTCCGAACGACTTGCGTTTCAATCAGGAACGATGTGAGTGTGATTTTAAGGAGAATGTGTACTGTGAAGGTGAAGATCCAGCGACCACAACAATCGATTACGGTTCGACGACAACAGAGGTGAGCACAACGGAAGAATACACTACTGAGGTTACTGCATCCGAGTCGACAACGGAAGAGTCGACGACAGAAGAATCCACTACTGAGGTGACAGCATCCGAGTCGACAACGGAGGAGTCCACAACGGAAGAGTCTACGACTGAAGAATCAACTACTGAGGTGACAGCATCCGAGTCAACAACGGAGGAGTCCACAACAGAAGAGTCTACGAATGAAGCATCCACTACTGAGGTGACAGCTTCCGAGTCAACAACGGAAGAGTCGACGACTGAAGAATCCACAACTGAG GTGACAGCTTCCGAGTCAACAACGGAAGAGTCGACGACAGAGGAATCCACCACTGAGGTCACTGCATCCGAGTCAAAAACGGAGGAGTCCACAACGGGAGAGTCGACGACTGAGGAATCCACAACTGAGGTTACTACATCCGAGCCAACAACGGAAGAGTCGACGACAGAGGAATCCACAACTGAGGTTACAGCATCCGAGTCGACAACGGAAGAATCTACTACTGAGGTAACAGCATCCGAGTCCACGACGGAAGAGTCCACAACGGAAGAGTCTACGACTGAAGAATCCACTACTGAGGGGACAGCATCCGAGTCAACAACAGAGGAGTCCACAACGGAAGAGTCTACGACTGAAGAATCAACTACTGAGGTGACAGCTTCCGAGTCGACAACGGAAGAGTCTACGACTGAAGAATCCACTACTGAGGTAACAGCATCCGATTCGACAACGGAGGAGTCCACAACGGAAGAGTCTACGACTGAAGAATCCACTACTGAGGTAACAGCATCCGATTCGACCACGGAGGAGTCCACAACGGAAGAGTCTACGACTGAAGAATCCACTACTGAGGGGACAGCATCCGAGTCAACAACAGAGGAGTCCACAACGGAAGAGTCTACGACTGAAGAATCCACTACTGAGGTAACAGCATCCGAGTCGACAACGGAAGAGTCTACGACTGAAGAATCCACTACTGAG GTGACAGCTTCCGAGTCAACAACGGAAGAGTCGACGACTGAAGAATCCACAACTGAGGTTACTACATCCGAGCCAACAACGGAAGAGTCCACAACGGAAGAGTCTACGACTGAAGAATCAACTACTGAGGTGACAGCATCCGAGTCAACAACGGAGGAGTCCACAACGGAAGAGTCTACGACTGAAGAATCAACTACTGAGGTGACAGCATCCGAGTCAACAACGGAGGAGTCCACAACGGAAGAGTCTACGAATGAAGCATCCACTACTGAGGTGACAGCTTCCGAGTCAACAACGGAAGAGTCGACGACTGAAGAATCCACAACTGAG GTGACAGCATCCGAGTCAACAACGGAAGAATCTACTACTGAGGTAACAGCATCCGAGTCAACAACGGAGGAGTCCACAACAGAAGAGTCTACGAATGAAGCATCCACTACTGAGGTGACAGCTTCCGAGTCAACAACGGAAGAGTCGACGACTGAAGAATCCACAACTGAGGTTACTACATCCGAGCCAACAACGGAAGAGTCCACAACGGAAGAGTCTACGACTGAAGAATCAACTACTGAGGTGACAGCATCCGAGTCAACAACGGAGGAGTCCACAACGGAAGAGTCTACGACTGAAGAATCAACTACTGAGGTGACAGCATCCGAGTCAACAACGGAGGAGTCCACAACAGAAGAGTCTACGAATGAAGCATCCACTACTGAGGTGACAGCTTCCGAGTCAACAACGGAAGAGTCGACGACTGAAGAATCCACAACTGAGGTTACTACATCCGAGCCAACAACGGAAGAAGCCACTTCTGAAGAGTCTACGACTGAAGAATCCACTACTGAGGTGACAGCTTCCGAGTCAACAACGGAAGAGTCGACGACAGAGGAATCCACCACTGAGGTCACTGCATCCGATTCGACCACGGAGGAGTCCACAACAGAAGAGTCTACGAATGAAGCATCCACTACTGAGGTGACAGCTTCCGAGTCAACAACGGAAGAGTCGACGACTGAAGAATCCACAACTGAGGTTACTACATCCGAGCCAACAACGGAAGAGTCCACAACGGAAGAGTCTACGACTGAAGAATCAACTACTGAGGTGACAGCATCCGAGTCAACAACGGAGGAGTCCACAACGGAAGAGTCTACGACTGAAGAATCAACTACTGAGGTGACAGCATCCGAGTCAACAACGGAGGAGTCCACAACGGAAGAGTCTACGACTGAAGAATCAACTACTGAGGTGACAGCTTCCGAGTCAACAACGGAAGAGTCGACGACTGAAGAATCCACAACTGAGGTTACTACATCCGAGCCAACAACGGAAGAAGCCACTTCTGAAGAGTCTACGACTGAAGAATCCACTACTGAGGTGACAGCTTCCGAGTCAACAACGGAAGAGTCGACGACAGAGGAATCCACCACTGAGGTCACTGCATCCGAGTCAAAAACGGAGGAGTCCACAACGGGAGAGTCGACGACTGAGGAATCCACAACTGAGGTTACTACATCCGAGCCAACAACGGAAGAGTCGACGACAGAGGAATCCACAACTGAGGTTACAGCATCCGAGTCGACAACGGAAGAATCTACTACTGAGGTAACAGCATCCGAGTCCACGACGGAAGAGTCCACAACGGAAGAGTCTACGACTGAAGAATCCACTACTGAGGGGACAGCATCCGAGTCAACAACAGAGGAGTCCACAACGGAAGAGTCTACGACTGAAGAATCAACTACTGAG GTAACAGCATCCGATTCGACCACGGAGGAGTCCACAACGGAAGAGTCTACGACTGAAGAATCAACTACTGAGGTGACAGCATCCGAGTCAACAACGGAGGAGTCCACAACAGAAGAGTCAACGAATGAAGCATCCACTACTGAGGTGACAGCTTCCGAGTCAACAACGGAAGAGTCGACGACTGAAGAATCCACAACTGAG GTGACAGCTTCCGAGTCAACAACGGAAGAGTCGACGACAGAGGAATCCACCACTGAGGTCACTGCATCCGAGTCAAAAACGGAGGAGTCCACAACGGGAGAGTCGACGACTGAGGAATCCACAACTGAGGTTACTACATCCGAGCCAACAACGGAAGAGTCGACGACAGAGGAATCCACAACTGAGGTTACAGCATCCGAGTCGACAACGGAAGAATCTACTACTGAGGTAACAGCATCCGAGTCCACGACGGAAGAGTCCACAACGGAAGAGTCTACGACTGAAGAATCCACTACTGAGGGGACAGCATCCGAGTCAACAACAGAGGAGTCCACAACGGAAGAGTCTACGACTGAAGAATCCACTACTGAGGTGACAGCTTCCGAGTCGACAACGGAAGAGTCTACGACTGAAGAATCCACTACTGAGGTAACAGCATCCGATTCGACAACGGAGGAGTCCACAACGGAAGAGTCTACGACTGAAGAATCCACTACTGAGGTAACAGCATCCGATTCGACCACGGAGGAGTCCACAACGGAAGAGTCTACGACTGAAGAATCCACTACTGAGGGGACAGCATCCGAGTCAACAACAGAGGAGTCCACAACGGAAGAGTCTACGACTGAAGAATCCACTACTGAGGTAACAGCATCCGAGTCGACAACGGAAGAGTCTACGACTGAAGAATCCACTACTGAGGTAACAGCATCC GAGTCCACAACGGAAGAGTCTACGACTGAAGAATCCACTACTGAGGTAACAGCATCCGAGTCGACAACGGAAGAGTCTACGACTGAAGAATCCACTACTGAGGTAACAGCATCCGAGTCGACAACGGAGGAGTCCACAACGGAAGAGTCTACGACTGAAGAATCCACTACTGAGGTAACAGCATCCGATTCGACCACGGAGGAGTCCACAACGGAAGAGTCTACGACTGAAGAATCCACTACTGAGGGGACAGCATCCGAGTCAACAACAGAGGAGTCCACAACAGAAGAGTCTACGACGGAAGAACCAACTACAGAGGTGACGGCAGCCGAGTCGACAACAGAACGATCTGAATCCTCAACGCAATCGGACACCACAACGGAGTCGATCACATTATCTACGATTGAAGTGACTGCCGAAGGAATGACGCTAAGCACAACGCTAGCCCCCGAAACAACGACTCTTTCACAAGTGACATCCAGTACGGAGAAACCACCCGTAACAGGATCTCAGATTGTGACCGAGATATCGAAGGCGTTCGAGAAAATTTCCAGCATTTTCGAAACGCTGGCAAAAATATTTGCTTCTAGCATTAAAAAGAACTAA